In Sandaracinaceae bacterium, the DNA window CGCACGCTCGCGGGCGAGGAGCTCGAGGACCAGTACCGCAGCCCCGAGGCCAAGCTCACGAACGGGGAAGACGCCTTCATCCTCGACGCCGAGACCGACCACGCCCCGCCCGGCGCCGCCGCGCGCTTCTTCGCCCAGGAGCGATCGCAGGCGCTGCTCGGCGTGCTGGCTCACGGCGACCCCGACCTCGTGCGCCGCCTGCGTGAGTCCGGCGACGCGATCGAGGCCGAGGTCACGCAAGTCGTCGACGAGAATCCCGGACGCGGCAAGACCCCTGTCTGGACCCTGGTGGGTTCGGCGAGCGGCCCGCTCCGCCTTCGTGAGGGCGCCAAGGTCTGTCTCGTCGGCCAGCCCAAGCGCACCGGTCGCCTTCGTCGCGTCGAGGTCATCGACGGCGAGCGCCACCTCGAGCTCGAGATCACCGGCGGCAAGACCCGACGCGGCGTGCCCAACGAGCCCGACGCGCACGACCCTGCGCACGTCGGTCGCACCATCCAGCTCGTCGCCGTCCCCTACGACGACAAGAGCAAGCAGTACGGCGTGTGGAAGCGGACCGGCCCCGGCGCCTGGCTCACCCACTCCGTGCCGCGGCCGGCCGCCAACCCGCAGCCGCGCCGCCCCATCGACCTCCTCTCGCTCGTCGAGGGGCTGAAGGGATAGCCGAGACATGCCGCAGACCCATCTCCAGCCTCAGCGCGACCAGATCCTCCGCGACGTCCTCGAGCACGTGCACGCGCGCGAGCCGCTGCTCGTCCTGGAGGCGCCGCCGGGATCGGGCAAGACCCATGTCTCCCTGCGCGCCGCGGTCCTCGCCGCTCACCACGGTGAGCGCGTCGCCGTCGTGACCCAGACCAACGCCCAGGCGGACGACTTCTGTCGCCGCATGGGGCGCGAGTACCCGCGCATCGGCGTCTACCGCTTCCTCGCGCGGGAGGCCGACGACATCGACCTCGGGTCGAGCTGCGCCCTCGTCCGCCGCGAGCGCGACCTCCCCGTGGGCCCGTGCATCGTCGTCGCTACCGGGGCCAAGTGGGCCACGCTCCGCGAAGACGCCGACTTCGACCTCACCCTCGTCGACGAGGCGTGGCAGATGAGGTGGGCCGACTTCATGTTCCTCAGCCGCGTCGCGCCGCGCTTCGTCCTCATCGGTGACCCGGGCCAGATCGACCCCACCGTCACCGTCGACGTGCGGCGGTGGGAGACGGCCCGTCGCCCCCCTCACCGGGCCGCGCCGGACCTCATCCTCGCCGACCCGAGCAGCGGCGCCGTTCGCCGCCAGCTCCCTGTCTCCACCCGCCTCCCGCACGACACCGTCGAGCTCGTCCGCGGCTTCTACGACTTCCCGTTCGACAGCTGGGCTTCGCCGGGCGAGCGGCACCTCGTGCTTCCCGGAGCGAGCAAGGCGGACCCCATCGACCGCGCCCTCGAGCGCCTCCGCGCCGGCAGCCTCTCTCTCCTCACCCTGCCCACCCCGGACGACGGCCCGCCGCAGGACGAAGACCTCGAGCTCGCCGAGACCGTGGCCAAGACCGTCCGACGCCTGCTCGCGCGGGACGCTCGGGCGCGGACCGAAGACGGCGAGGCCCCGCTCACCCCGAGCGACATCGGCGTCACCGCCACCCACCGCGTCATGAACGCGCGCCTCGTCGAGGCCCTCGGCGAGCTCGCATCCCACGTCCGAGTCGACACCCCCGAGCGTTGGCAGGGGCTCGAGCGCAAGGTCATGCTAGCGGTGCACCCGCTGAGCGGCGTGACCGACCCCAGCGCCTTCGACCTCAGCACCGGCCGCCTCTGCGTGATGACGAGCCGCCACCGCGTCGGCCTGGTGGTCGTGTCGCGGGACCACGTCGGCGACACGCTCGAAGGCTACTTGCCCGTGGCCGACCAGGCGGTGAGCCGCCCCGACGTGACCGGCCGCGGTCACGCGCAGCACCTCGCGGCATGGCGGCGGCTGGCGGGCTGAGGGCTCGTCCGCTGCTATCGGAGGCAGCGTCGGGCAAGCTCGCGCGCGCGGATGAGGTTATCGAGCTCGGCCAGAGAGCCGACCGAGACCGTCCCGACGTCGAGGAACGTGGCGCTCACGTGGGTCCGCGCTCCCCGGCGCCAGACCATGACCAACGCGGGGCCGGCGGCGAAGCGACCAGGCGGGAGGACGCAGACGGTCGAGCCCGTCATCTTAAGCTCTCGCCGAGCACTCGCGTGCGGTAGCGGTGCTCCACGTGTAGATCCGCGTCGGTCAGCGGCCTGGGCTCCGAGCTCTCGTACGCGCGAATCCCCTCCTCCCTCACCGGCTCGAAGAACGAGAGCAGGTGCTTCCACCCTCGACGCTCCTCGAGGTCCACGACGTTGCTCGGCGCGGGATCGACGACGAGGTCTTCGGGGAGCGGCTCGGGCTGGAAGAGATTCTCCGGCCAGAGCTCGGCGGGATACTCGGGCCAGGAGACGAGGCTCGGTCTGGCCGGCCGATCCGCGCAGAGCCCGCACGTGACGCCCTCGCAGGTGTCTTCGAGCCACAAGTCGCATCGGGCGCAGAAAAGCGCATCGAACCCACGGATGCCCCGCGAGGTGACGTAGGTCGACATGCGGAGCCCTCGGAGGCAGTAGGAGCACCGCCGGGCCACGGCTTCGGTTCCATGATGCACGATTGCGCTAGTGGGACGCCCAAGAGTGCGCCGAGCTGACATCCCGGCTGGGCATTTCGCGTGCTGGCTGGTACTCCGTTGACGATGAGTGCCTACGCGCCGAGAGGATGCTGATGCGCGCCGCATTGACAGAGTTGTCGGACCGAGAGCTGGTCTCAAAGGTCCAGTTTGTCATCTCTCTCCCGGCAGTCCCGGCGCCAAGCCGTACCGAAGAGCTTGAGTCGCTCTACCTCGAGGTGTGTCGGCGCAGGCTCCTGGACTGGCTCGATCCTCTGATCCAACGAATCGAAGACACCCATCGAGCCCTCCTAGAAGCGCGGCTAGATTCGCTACGACGGCTCGCGCCTCAGCCACCCACACGCGCGAGGCCGACCTCCGGCCCAAACGGCCCAGCGCCCACATTGGGGGCTCTGGCGACTCGAGTGGTGCCTAGCGCGGCGGCGCAGAACGAGGATTCATCCCAGGATCCGGAGGCGGCCAGCCGGAACGGGGAAGACTCTAAACCCCACACGACCGTCGAACCCGCAGGAGCGTCCGCACCAGGGCATGCCCACACCCCGGAACCAGCGGTTGTCGAATTCGATGACATCAACTTGTCCGACCTCGACTTGTCCGACCTCGACTTCTCCGACCTCGACTTGGTCGGCATCCACCTCGAGGGAGTTTCTGAGCCCTACCTCTCGTCCGCCGCGGAGACCGATGGTGATACCTCTCTCGATCAGCGCCTCGACCTCACTAGCAGCCGGCGCATCGATATCACCGATTGGGAGTGGCCCAAGCCATTCGAAGAGCTGGCTGCACCGGATGGGAAGCTCCCGCAGGAGCTCCCCAAGGTAGGTGTACTCAAACTGTCTGGCTACAGTGTCGGCCGCACCGGTATCGCATCAGCCCAGCATAGGAGTCGGATCCTTGCAGCAGTCTTCGAGTTGGAGCTGCCTGGCTCCTGGAAGCAGATCGTTGGCGCGGACAACTATGCTTCGTGGGGAACGCCGAGGAGTGGGCGAAGGCTGTACAAGCTCGCATACTCCCTGGCCGCGTTCATCAAGCGCGCACGTCGCAGGGAAAACGCCAGTGGAGTCGATCTGACGACACCGAAACGGCGTTGGGGCGACGATCTGCAGTTCCTCTACTCCACGTACTATGAACCCGCGATGGCGTCGACGGCTTTCGCGTGGCCAGATGTCTCGAATTGAAGACAGGTTGGCTGCACTCAGGGGAGCCCGAGATCCTGCCGAGTGGTGATCACTGTCGCCTGACTGGGGCTCAGCTGCCGGGCGACCGCCACGGCTTCAATGAGCAGCTTGAGCTCCACGTGCTCGTTCGACACCAGAACCTCACTCTGAGACCGTTGACCAACGGCAATGCGTTTGACGTCTCCGTACGTGGAGGGAAGTCCGGCCGCGACGAACACCAGTTGGCGTGCGCTGGCTTCGCAGTAGTCAAAGTCGATGAGTGGAGATGTCAAAATCCAGCGCTCCCCGACTCTGACCCACGAACCCTGTGTCACAACCTGGTCAGTCTCCTCACTAGGAAGATCCCCGAGCATTACCTCGCCAAGTCGGCGGTAGTATACACGTGAAGCGCCAGCACGATATCGAATCCGCTCGACCGCATCTATACGCAAGAACTCCCATTCCTCCTGCGTAAATACCTCAGCGAGTATTTGAATCTGCTTGCAGAGAAATGCTGCTCCTCTCTTCTGGTCTGCGGGAGTGGGAGACTCATGCACGGAGTTCCTTTCACCTAACGCTCGGTAGACCGCCTTCTCCCACCGCTTGTCTAGACGTCGCAAGGAGGGAGCGGACGTAAGCCTCGGCTTCAGATAGTTCGCCATGATGAGGATTGGCTTGATCCATGAACCGGCGGTTCTCTCCGTCCGAGGCTCCCCGACGATACGCTTCCCCAGCATGGTCAGAAGTGACTCGTTCTGTCTGACAAGTTCGCTGATCGCGTCAGCTCTGGAGGAGTGCTCGTCTTGCATGACGAGCATGCTCTCATGAAGAAAATGAGACACAGCGGAGAGAAGGAAGGCAGCGGCCGCCTGCAGCGCCTTCTCGAACGCGACTATCGACGTGCTCCAGTAGGCGGACTCCGGGGCCGCGTGTAGCGGCGCAAGACACTGAGCGAACGCCTGCGATATCTCCGGTCTAATGCTTCGCTCAGCACGGCCTGAGAGTATTCGGCTCACGAATGACCGGTCTCGTCCACGCGATTCGATAGTGACAGACGGCGAGGTGGCGATGTGTCTCTCCAAGATGTCCTTGGCGCAGGAGGCGCCGACCAAGAAATGAGAGTCCTGCGTCCATACAACTGCGACCTCAGTGCTCGCAGGCAGAGTCTCCAGCGCGTCTGCAATCCACTGCCGCACACCATCGGCTGCTGCAGCGACCTGGAGGGCTGACTGTCGAGATGGTCGAACTACAACGCAACTGGAGTCGCGTCTCGTGGCAAGCCAGTGCTCAAACTTGGAGGTGTCCGTTCGGCACCAGAAGGGAAAGACCGAAGCCCGGAACAATCGGCCCCCTCCCGCCATCTTCGCCTGGAGTAGCTTCTCCTCAAGACGGGCGAGAGCTCCTCCCCGATGCGAGGCCACATCATGAGACCGTACATAGGCCGCACTGGCGGTCAGGTTGTACTCGCGTAGGTGCGAGGCGAGGTGGTGATAGGCAGCGGCCACTACCGCTTCGCTAGCGTCCGAGTCCTTGATGATGACGACGAGTCCATCGTCCGCGATGCAGTATCGAGGGTTCTGCGGAAAGTGGCTCGTAAAGATCGTCGCGAGCTCACGCAGCAGCGCATCGGCTACCAGGCTTCCCTCGCGGGCAAGTAGGGCCTTGAAGTTGTCGACGTCGACGCCAAACAAGCCGAACGGCTCTCCTTGCCGCGTAAGC includes these proteins:
- a CDS encoding AAA family ATPase, coding for MPQTHLQPQRDQILRDVLEHVHAREPLLVLEAPPGSGKTHVSLRAAVLAAHHGERVAVVTQTNAQADDFCRRMGREYPRIGVYRFLAREADDIDLGSSCALVRRERDLPVGPCIVVATGAKWATLREDADFDLTLVDEAWQMRWADFMFLSRVAPRFVLIGDPGQIDPTVTVDVRRWETARRPPHRAAPDLILADPSSGAVRRQLPVSTRLPHDTVELVRGFYDFPFDSWASPGERHLVLPGASKADPIDRALERLRAGSLSLLTLPTPDDGPPQDEDLELAETVAKTVRRLLARDARARTEDGEAPLTPSDIGVTATHRVMNARLVEALGELASHVRVDTPERWQGLERKVMLAVHPLSGVTDPSAFDLSTGRLCVMTSRHRVGLVVVSRDHVGDTLEGYLPVADQAVSRPDVTGRGHAQHLAAWRRLAG
- a CDS encoding FHA domain-containing protein, with protein sequence MGTKGKTTTVLNFPDAPGSVPGPSQSGGHRFKPSGPAFLLVLGPARHESFLRLASDDHDYLIGRLESEADLLLEDQAVSGRHARLVTRAERAFLLDNPSRNGTYVNDEAVDTAGVELEDGDIIRAGGTEILFGGYDSRYQSLLQRLAFDGRTGLPNLEAFEADAHRLTRQGEPFGLFGVDVDNFKALLAREGSLVADALLRELATIFTSHFPQNPRYCIADDGLVVIIKDSDASEAVVAAAYHHLASHLREYNLTASAAYVRSHDVASHRGGALARLEEKLLQAKMAGGGRLFRASVFPFWCRTDTSKFEHWLATRRDSSCVVVRPSRQSALQVAAAADGVRQWIADALETLPASTEVAVVWTQDSHFLVGASCAKDILERHIATSPSVTIESRGRDRSFVSRILSGRAERSIRPEISQAFAQCLAPLHAAPESAYWSTSIVAFEKALQAAAAFLLSAVSHFLHESMLVMQDEHSSRADAISELVRQNESLLTMLGKRIVGEPRTERTAGSWIKPILIMANYLKPRLTSAPSLRRLDKRWEKAVYRALGERNSVHESPTPADQKRGAAFLCKQIQILAEVFTQEEWEFLRIDAVERIRYRAGASRVYYRRLGEVMLGDLPSEETDQVVTQGSWVRVGERWILTSPLIDFDYCEASARQLVFVAAGLPSTYGDVKRIAVGQRSQSEVLVSNEHVELKLLIEAVAVARQLSPSQATVITTRQDLGLP